DNA from Colletotrichum higginsianum IMI 349063 chromosome 7 map unlocalized unitig_7, whole genome shotgun sequence:
aggatgtcgaggaggcGCAGGATCCACGTCTGGCGTACCTCGCAAGCAAGGTGTtcgccgagaaggcggcgtgggcgttcgtcgccgaggagaagccctccttcgacctcgtcacGATCAACCCGCCCATCGTCTACGGGCCGCCATACGACCCCTCGACGCTCGCGTCCCCGCAGGACCTCAACCAGAGCAACTTCATACTCTACGCGGGCCTCCTCGCGCCGGAActgacgtcggcgtcgcccgtcCCGCCCGAGGTGTTGCACCTGTACGTCGACGTGCGGGACGTGGCGCGCGCGCACTTGCTCGCGGTGACGAAGCCCGACGCGGGTGGGAACCGGTTCGTCATCGGTGCGGGCGGCGTGTCGAACCAGAAGATCGCCAACGTGCTGCGGGAGAGATTCCCGGAGCTGAGGCACAGGATCCCCGAGGGTGAcccggcgaaggcggcgctgcCCGAGGGTATCTTCGGCTTGGATCCTTCCCTGGCGGGGAGGGTGTTGGGGTTGGAGTACAAGAGTCTGGAGGATACCATCGTCGATACAGCGACGCCGATTGTTGAACTGGAGAGGCGTGCAAAGAAGACTACGTGAAGCTGTCTGCGGTCTAAGGTTGGGTGGTTGGGAGGAGACTGTGACAGTGTTCTGTATTGCGATTACAAACTCTAACCCCAGCGATGTAGAACTCAGCTTCTTCAAGTCTTTGCGAAGTGAAGGCTTTGGGTGTAGCAATAGGATAACAACCCCTGCTTGCCCATCTCCCCACCGTGGCCACTGTCCTTCATCCCGGCAAAGTAGCCGCCGACGTTTGGCAGCTCGGGCACATTGATCGAAACCGTCCCTGCCTCGATCTTTCTAGCTATGCTTTCAGCCCTGCCTACATCTCTGCAGTAGACGGACGCTCCGAGGCCGGCGTTGCTCAGGTTGGCGCGTTGGatcacctcctcttcgtcagTCCAGGTGAGGATCGGGAGGATTGGGCCTTAGAAGCCGATGTCAGTTTACTCCTCTCAATGAGTCACAGTCTATCTGCCGCTTACAAACAGCGAGTGAAAGGGAGATCGGGACAATACGAACCGAATTGTTCTTCCCGGACAAGAATCGAGTCTTCCGGGGGCTTTGTGACGATAGTAGGCGGCACCCAAAAGCCCTTGGAATCCAGGGGAAGCTCGGTTGCGATAACGCTGTAGCCATTCCTCTTGTAATGGTCGGCAATATCTTTGACACTGTCATACTGCATCTTGTTTGAGACTGGACCGAACAAACTAGGCGAGGTAGCGTCGCTTTTGATTGAGAAAGACATTTTCACCTCGCTGGTGAATTTCTCGAGAAATTCGTCGTAGATCGACTCGTGAACGTAGACGCGCTTTGTGGCCACGCACATCTGGCCGGCGTTGAGAAAACATCCGGTAGCAACCCGCCCTGCCACCTCTCCAATGTCGACATCGTCCGTGACGATGGCCGCGTCATTGCCAGCCAGCTCCAGCGTCAACCGTTTCAAGGTTTTGGCGCAGTTGGCCATGACGCTTTTGCCCGTGGCGATGGTCCCCGTGAAGCTGATTTTCGCAATGCCTGGGTGCAGCGTCatggcgatgccgaggtcggcgccgccattGAGTACCTGGATTACACCGGGAGGGAATACGTCGATGAGGAGCTCGATGGACTTCATAACAGAGTAGGGCGTGAAGGGCGAGGGTTTGACAATTATGCAGTTGCCCGTGATGAGTGAGGAGACCACCTTGATATTTGATAAAATCAAGGGGAAGTTCCAGGGGCAGATGGCGCCAACAACGCCCAAAGGGTGATGCGTGGCAACGATCTTGAGCTTGTCGTCCTCAGAAGTGATCTCGTCTTCGAGATGGACCTTGGCTATAGAGCCTGAGCGTGCCGAAAACCGTGAAGGGGCAGTAGGAGAGACATACTGTAGTACATGGTTTGGTCGCAGGTGTTTCCAATCTCGATCTGGGCCACGAGTCTCTGGGGATTGGTGAGCGCCGCCCTCGCTCAACTTTGGTAAAGGCAGAGGAGAGAGTTTCAAATCACCGATTTCCCGGTCTCCTTCATGACGAtctccatcagctcctccttgTGTGTGGTGTATACTTCAACAATCCTGCGTAGGTAATCGCACCGCTCGTCAATCGTGGTCTTGGACCACGCCTTGAGGGCTTTCTGGGCTGCGGCAACGGCATTCGCGAGATCATGGACGGTAGCAATAGGGGCGTCCCAGAGGGGCTCTTCTGTGCGGGGATCGATGCATCGGTGGTGTTTATCGCTGCCGCGGCGCTGGCCATCAATGACATTGAAGAACTTCATCTTGACTGAGACGCAACAAGCACATTCGACAGGATGAACAGCACAGGGGCAAAGGTCGTGAAGTCCGCGAAGAGTTGCGGTGAACGGTGAATGGAACACAGGTTCGGCCACATGCCTTTGCATCCTTTGCACGCCAGACGGCAATACCGGAACATGATCATCTCTGACGTGATTTCAGACGCAACCAGATGTCATGCTGCTGCCAGAATCCCACGCGAAAGTGAGGGGTCCGGTACAGTCGCCGATGTCAGCGCACGCGGAACGCTCCTGAACCGGTGGCGGCAGAATGCGTCACGTTGGGGTAGGGTCTGCGGCAGTTGAGATTGACAAAGGCAGTTTGCGGGGGATCTGCAATGAGTAACTTTGATCGTCTTGTAAGAGATGAGGAAGTCAAGACTGGAGAGATGTCGTGTACTACACGTGTCTGAATGGTGCATTGAGGCTTCCGATGGTCAGCGGTGACCGCAGTATGGAAGCTTTTGCATGTAGTTATCCTGCCGTAGGCGAAGAGAGTTGATGAGCGAGCAGTGCCATTCGGACAATCCACCGACAGACGGAGACGGGGCAGAACAATCTTTAGGTGCTTCGTCGCAACTCTCCACTTTCGGAACAACTGTACTTCACCCTGTGGCGTGGTGGGCAGGGAGACCGTCGAAGACCGGTGGACTTTGCTGACCGGCGCGGAATGATGTAGGGGGTGAGAGACGACGAAAGGTGGAAGATGGAAAATGCAGGGTGGGAAATGCAGGGTGGAAGATGCCGACCGCTGGGAGACGGAGCCGGCCGACAGAGGGGCCGCTGCTGTGCGGCAAGAGGCGCTGTGGGACAGCACAGGACGCCGGGTAACCCTGGCACACTGTCGTGCAGCGTGCTACCGGCCTTCCGAGTGGCGGGGGAGGGCCAAAAAGAGGGGGATGGGGTCGATAACGATAAGCCACCCCCACCAAGATCGCGGATGCTGCATCGGTGGATTAGGTACATAGCTGTGGTAGACTGGTAGAGGCATTTGGACAGGGAacgaggggggaggggagagtCCGCTGATAAGCTCAAACACGGGCCTTTTGATTCGACGGCATTGCTGTCATGTTCACAAACCGCATTCCAAGAGACCAaagaccagaccagaccatAGGCCAGAGGCCAAAATAGTGCGTCCTTCTGCAGCTACCCCTACCTCACCTGTGTCCTCACCTCCAGAACACCACTTTGCCTGAAGCAGTATCGTCTTCTCGCCTCTCGGCCTTGTCTCGCGTCTCTTGTCGCCATAAAGCTGCGGGGTTGCCTCGACTTTCCATCCCAGACACACCTGCTTTcctctttccttttcttttcccctctGCCTCGCGACTTGTCGAGCTCAAGGGTACTCTACACCCTTTGTTTGTTTACTGTTTTCCTTCTTCTAGTCCAAGTCACCGAGTACCTAATCGAGCTCAGAGGCAATATGGCGCCCATCGCCATCTCCCCCGAGCGGGATGCCGGTCCCTTGAACACGCTGACCACCGACTTTGACGATACCATCCGCTTCTACCTGAACGGCACTCGCGTCGTACTCGACGAAATTGACCCCGAAGTCACCCTGCTGGAGTACTTGCGAGGCATCGGCCTGACGGGGACCAAACTGTGAGTATGCCTGTCTCCTCACGTATCACTACGACCAAGCCTCCGCGCCGAATGCACTAACACCCCACTCAGTGGATGTGGCGaaggcggctgcggcgcctgcaccgtcgtcatctctCAGTTCaacccgacgacgaagcAAATCTACCACGCGAGTGTCAACGCTTGCCTGGCTCCGCTGGCCAGCGTCGATGGCAAGCATGTCATCACCATCGAGGGCATCGGCAACACGAAGGCGCCACATCCCGCCCAGGAACGTGTGGCAAAGAGCAACGGGAGCCAGTGCGGATTTTGTACCCCGGGCATCGTCATGAGCCTGTACGCCCTTCTGCGCAACAACCAGGCGCCGTCCGAGGAGGATATCGAGGAGGCTTTTGATGGCAACCTCTGCAGATGTACGGGATACAAGCCCATCCTGGAAGCTGCCCAGACGTTCAGCGTCGAGAGGGGGTGCGGCAAGGCGTGGACGAACGGTGGGTCGGGATGTTGCATGGAcaatgccgacggcgagaagaagactGGCGGGTGCTGTAtggacaaggccaagctcAACGACCAGCCCATCAAGAGGTTCACGCCGCCAGGTTTCATCGAGTACAACCCCGATACCGAGTTAATCTTCCCCCCGGCGTTGAAGAAGCATGAAATGAAGCCGCTGGCGTTCGGCAACAAGCGAAAGAAGTGGTACAGACCAGTCACCCTCGAGCAGCTGCTCGACATCAAGAGTGTCTACCCATCCGCCAAgatcatcggcggcagcaccgaGACCCAGATCGAAATCAAGTTCAAAGCACAACAGTACCCCGTCTCCGTCTTTGTGGGAGATATTGCAGAGCTGCGACAGTACGAGTTCAAGGACGACCATTTGGAGATTGGCGGGAACGTGGTGCTGACAGACCTGGAGCACATCAGCAAAGAGGCTACGCGTCACTACGGGGATGCCCGGGGCCAAGTCTTCGAGGGCATCTACAAGCAGTTGAAGTATTTCGCCGGAAGGCAAATCCGCAACGTCGGCACGCCAGCTGGCAATCTCGCCACGGCGTCGCCAATTTCGGATTTGAATCCCGTTCTTTGggcggccgacgccgttTTGGTGGCCAAGTCTCGAGGCCAGGAGACGGAGATCCCCATGTCACAGTTCTTTACCGGCTACCGAAGGACGGCGCTTCCGCAGGATGCCATCATCGCCTCCATCAGAATACCCGTGACGGCCGCCAAGAACGAATTCTTCAGAGCCTACAAGCAGGCCAAAAGGaaagacgacgacatcgccatcgtcaccGGTGCTTTGCGAGTCAAGgtggacgatgacggtgtcGTTACGGAGTGCAACCTCGTTTACGGTGGCATGGCCGCCATGACTGTGGCCGCCAAGAACACCATGGATTACCTGGTGGGCAAGCgcatcgccgagctcgagacTCTTGAAGGAGCAATGAacgccctcggcaccgacTTTGACTTGCCATTCAGCGTTCCTGGAGGCATGGCCTCGTACCGGAAAGCACTGGCATTCAGCTTCTTCTACCGCTTCTACCACGATGTAATCACCAACCTAGGCGGACAGAGCCAGCACGTCGATATCGAAGCAATCGACGAACTCGAGCGAGGTATCTCGGGAGGGACAGAAGATCACGGCGCGGCTGCTGCATATGAACAGGAGACCGTCGGCAAGTCTAAGAGC
Protein-coding regions in this window:
- a CDS encoding NAD dependent epimerase/dehydratase, producing the protein MPQHVLLTGANGFIAQHILAQFLEAGHSVLAVVRSESSASRLRATFRSYPPPQLDIAIVPDITAPGAFDAVLASDPPLDAVLHTASPFDFRKGNASADFLDPAVKGTTEILRGVARAAPSVKRVVVTSSTAAVVNVFQPAVSDPPKIYDERDWLEVSQQDVEEAQDPRLAYLASKVFAEKAAWAFVAEEKPSFDLVTINPPIVYGPPYDPSTLASPQDLNQSNFILYAGLLAPELTSASPVPPEVLHLYVDVRDVARAHLLAVTKPDAGGNRFVIGAGGVSNQKIANVLRERFPELRHRIPEGDPAKAALPEGIFGLDPSLAGRVLGLEYKSLEDTIVDTATPIVELERRAKKTT
- a CDS encoding Aldehyde dehydrogenase; translated protein: MQRHVAEPVFHSPFTATLRGLHDLCPCAVHPVECACCVSVKMKFFNVIDGQRRGSDKHHRCIDPRTEEPLWDAPIATVHDLANAVAAAQKALKAWSKTTIDERCDYLRRIVEVYTTHKEELMEIVMKETGKSRLVAQIEIGNTCDQTMYYTKVHLEDEITSEDDKLKIVATHHPLGVVGAICPWNFPLILSNIKVVSSLITGNCIIVKPSPFTPYSVMKSIELLIDVFPPGVIQVLNGGADLGIAMTLHPGIAKISFTGTIATGKSVMANCAKTLKRLTLELAGNDAAIVTDDVDIGEVAGRVATGCFLNAGQMCVATKRVYVHESIYDEFLEKFTSEVKMSFSIKSDATSPSLFGPVSNKMQYDSVKDIADHYKRNGYSVIATELPLDSKGFWVPPTIVTKPPEDSILVREEQFGSYCPDLPFTRCPILPILTWTDEEEVIQRANLSNAGLGASVYCRDVGRAESIARKIEAGTVSINVPELPNVGGYFAGMKDSGHGGEMGKQGLLSYCYTQSLHFAKT